Proteins encoded in a region of the Zea mays cultivar B73 chromosome 4, Zm-B73-REFERENCE-NAM-5.0, whole genome shotgun sequence genome:
- the LOC103654608 gene encoding lipase-like PAD4 isoform X5, protein MTGEPTIAHRSNPPLWRRSQPWAGASALTTEMLLNEIRGKAVMFTGHSLGGAIATLAALHYLCISSSSSPWSPAAPVLCVTFGSPLLGNEALSRAILRERWGGNFCHVVSQHDVVPRLLFCPPDAVPAHIIVGMQLDQWPARTRHTGAVNTVTTRMADTDKNALQQLIQTHMAAVAMEQKLATPETTGGSPYRPFGTYVLCSPEGAACVDNATAAAQMLYATFASRSSPGAESPEAAHSCYGELVLKMPQHLLLKRCLRVDDTRATPNYDDGVSLALEASGIDATAMEASTARQWLKTSKRAGRRPSLNCACLATQLGRITPLRAQIEWYKAVFDAEMGYYDAFKQRRSPRKYSKVNLNRMKLGQFWDGVLTKLDAGQLPHDFHRRAKWVNAARFYQLLVEPLDIADYHHQGLHRTSGSYMTHGRERRYELFDRWWQEKACTGAGGDITSSMLAASASSRRRSKYAGLTQDPCFWARVEEAREETESARGERDVAELAMKLEELQEFERYSRELVANKEVSVDVLAPQSSYTLWVEEWNQLKLRDEVRTLLLQF, encoded by the exons ATGCTTCTGAATGAGATCAGGGGTAAGGCAGTCATGTTCACGGGCCACTCCCTCGGTGGCGCCATTGCCACCCTCGCGGCGCTACACTACCTCTGCATCTCATCTTCAAGCTCACCATGGTCACCTGCTGCTCCTGTCCTGTGCGTCACCTTTGGAAGCCCGCTACTAGGCAATGAGGCACTGTCCAGGGCAATCCTGCGTGAGCGCTGGGGTGGTAACTTCTGCCACGTTGTCTCACAGCACGACGTCGTCCCAAGGCTCCTCTTCTGCCCCCCGGACGCCGTCCCTGCGCATATCATTGTCGGAATGCAACTGGATCAATGGCCGGCCCGGACTCGCCACACAGGTGCGGTGAACACGGTCACCACACGCATGGCGGACACTGACAAGAACGCGCTCCAGCAGCTGATACAGACACACATGGCCGCTGTGGCCATGGAGCAGAAGCTTGCTACTCCTGAGACGACAGGTGGGAGTCCTTACCGGCCGTTTGGGACGTACGTGCTGTGCTCCCCAGAAGGTGCGGCGTGCGTGGACAACGCGACCGCGGCGGCACAGATGCTGTACGCCACCTTCGCATCTCGGAGTTCGCCCGGTGCAGAGTCCCCGGAGGCCGCGCACTCCTGCTACGGCGAGCTCGTGCTGAAAATGCCACAGCACCTGCTCCTCAAGAGATGCCTGCGTGTGGACGACACGCGTGCCACGCCCAACTACGACGACGGCGTCTCCCTCGCACTGGAGGCCTCCGGCATCGACGCCACG GCCATGGAGGCATCGACAGCGCGGCAGTGGCTGAAGACATCGAAGCGGGCAGGGCGGCGGCCGAGCCTGAACTGCGCTTGCCTAGCGACGCAGCTTGGCCGGATCACGCCTCTCCGTGCGCAGATCGAATGGTACAAGGCGGTGTTCGACGCGGAGATGGGGTACTACGACGCGTTTAAGCAGCGCAGGTCGCCCAGGAAGTACTCCAAGGTGAACTTAAACCGCATGAAGCTGGGCCAGTTCTGGGACGGCGTGCTCACTAAGCTCGACGCCGGTCAGCTCCCCCACGATTTCCACCGCCGCGCCAAGTGGGTCAATGCTGCCCGTTTCTACCAGCTCCTGGTCGAGCCTCTCGACATTGCCGACTACCACCACCAAGGCCTCCATCGGACGAGCGGGAGCTACATGACCCACGGCCGGGAGAGGAGGTATGAGCTGTTCGACAGGTGGTGGCAGGAGAAGGCATGTACGGGCGCTGGCGGCGACATCACGTCCTCCATGTTGGCAGCGTCGGCGAGCAGCCGGAGACGCAGCAAATACGCCGGGCTCACGCAGGACCCGTGCTTCTGGGCGAGAGTGGAGGAAGCGAGGGAGGAGACGGAGAGCGCTCGGGGCGAGCGCGACGTGGCGGAGCTGGCGATGAAGCTGGAGGAGCTGCAAGAGTTCGAGCGCTACTCCCGTGAGCTGGTGGCGAACAAGGAGGTGTCTGTTGACGTGCTCGCGCCGCAGTCGAGCTACACGCTCTGGGTGGAGGAGTGGAACCAGCTCAAGCTCAGGGATGAGGTGAGGACACTGTTGCTCCAGTTTTGA
- the LOC103654608 gene encoding lipase-like PAD4 isoform X4: MTGEPTIAHRSNPPLWRRSQPWAGASALTTEMLLNEIRGKAVMFTGHSLGGAIATLAALHYLCISSSSSPWSPAAPVLCVTFGSPLLGNEALSRAILRERWGGNFCHVVSQHDVVPRLLFCPPDAVPAHIIVGMQLDQWPARTRHTGAVNTVTTRMADTDKNALQQLIQTHMAAVAMEQKLATPETTGGSPYRPFGTYVLCSPEGAACVDNATAAAQMLYATFASRSSPGAESPEAAHSCYGELVLKMPQHLLLKRCLRVDDTRATPNYDDGVSLALEASGIDATVRAHAMEASTARQWLKTSKRAGRRPSLNCACLATQLGRITPLRAQIEWYKAVFDAEMGYYDAFKQRRSPRKYSKVNLNRMKLGQFWDGVLTKLDAGQLPHDFHRRAKWVNAARFYQLLVEPLDIADYHHQGLHRTSGSYMTHGRERRYELFDRWWQEKACTGAGGDITSSMLAASASSRRRSKYAGLTQDPCFWARVEEAREETESARGERDVAELAMKLEELQEFERYSRELVANKEVSVDVLAPQSSYTLWVEEWNQLKLRDEVRTLLLQF, from the exons ATGCTTCTGAATGAGATCAGGGGTAAGGCAGTCATGTTCACGGGCCACTCCCTCGGTGGCGCCATTGCCACCCTCGCGGCGCTACACTACCTCTGCATCTCATCTTCAAGCTCACCATGGTCACCTGCTGCTCCTGTCCTGTGCGTCACCTTTGGAAGCCCGCTACTAGGCAATGAGGCACTGTCCAGGGCAATCCTGCGTGAGCGCTGGGGTGGTAACTTCTGCCACGTTGTCTCACAGCACGACGTCGTCCCAAGGCTCCTCTTCTGCCCCCCGGACGCCGTCCCTGCGCATATCATTGTCGGAATGCAACTGGATCAATGGCCGGCCCGGACTCGCCACACAGGTGCGGTGAACACGGTCACCACACGCATGGCGGACACTGACAAGAACGCGCTCCAGCAGCTGATACAGACACACATGGCCGCTGTGGCCATGGAGCAGAAGCTTGCTACTCCTGAGACGACAGGTGGGAGTCCTTACCGGCCGTTTGGGACGTACGTGCTGTGCTCCCCAGAAGGTGCGGCGTGCGTGGACAACGCGACCGCGGCGGCACAGATGCTGTACGCCACCTTCGCATCTCGGAGTTCGCCCGGTGCAGAGTCCCCGGAGGCCGCGCACTCCTGCTACGGCGAGCTCGTGCTGAAAATGCCACAGCACCTGCTCCTCAAGAGATGCCTGCGTGTGGACGACACGCGTGCCACGCCCAACTACGACGACGGCGTCTCCCTCGCACTGGAGGCCTCCGGCATCGACGCCACGGTGAGGGCACAC GCCATGGAGGCATCGACAGCGCGGCAGTGGCTGAAGACATCGAAGCGGGCAGGGCGGCGGCCGAGCCTGAACTGCGCTTGCCTAGCGACGCAGCTTGGCCGGATCACGCCTCTCCGTGCGCAGATCGAATGGTACAAGGCGGTGTTCGACGCGGAGATGGGGTACTACGACGCGTTTAAGCAGCGCAGGTCGCCCAGGAAGTACTCCAAGGTGAACTTAAACCGCATGAAGCTGGGCCAGTTCTGGGACGGCGTGCTCACTAAGCTCGACGCCGGTCAGCTCCCCCACGATTTCCACCGCCGCGCCAAGTGGGTCAATGCTGCCCGTTTCTACCAGCTCCTGGTCGAGCCTCTCGACATTGCCGACTACCACCACCAAGGCCTCCATCGGACGAGCGGGAGCTACATGACCCACGGCCGGGAGAGGAGGTATGAGCTGTTCGACAGGTGGTGGCAGGAGAAGGCATGTACGGGCGCTGGCGGCGACATCACGTCCTCCATGTTGGCAGCGTCGGCGAGCAGCCGGAGACGCAGCAAATACGCCGGGCTCACGCAGGACCCGTGCTTCTGGGCGAGAGTGGAGGAAGCGAGGGAGGAGACGGAGAGCGCTCGGGGCGAGCGCGACGTGGCGGAGCTGGCGATGAAGCTGGAGGAGCTGCAAGAGTTCGAGCGCTACTCCCGTGAGCTGGTGGCGAACAAGGAGGTGTCTGTTGACGTGCTCGCGCCGCAGTCGAGCTACACGCTCTGGGTGGAGGAGTGGAACCAGCTCAAGCTCAGGGATGAGGTGAGGACACTGTTGCTCCAGTTTTGA
- the LOC103654608 gene encoding lipase-like PAD4 isoform X3, whose protein sequence is MFAPLLAAEPDSSAAGEPVAVQALALQCFLKLCGNPDFQMLLNEIRGKAVMFTGHSLGGAIATLAALHYLCISSSSSPWSPAAPVLCVTFGSPLLGNEALSRAILRERWGGNFCHVVSQHDVVPRLLFCPPDAVPAHIIVGMQLDQWPARTRHTGAVNTVTTRMADTDKNALQQLIQTHMAAVAMEQKLATPETTGGSPYRPFGTYVLCSPEGAACVDNATAAAQMLYATFASRSSPGAESPEAAHSCYGELVLKMPQHLLLKRCLRVDDTRATPNYDDGVSLALEASGIDATVRAHAMEASTARQWLKTSKRAGRRPSLNCACLATQLGRITPLRAQIEWYKAVFDAEMGYYDAFKQRRSPRKYSKVNLNRMKLGQFWDGVLTKLDAGQLPHDFHRRAKWVNAARFYQLLVEPLDIADYHHQGLHRTSGSYMTHGRERRYELFDRWWQEKACTGAGGDITSSMLAASASSRRRSKYAGLTQDPCFWARVEEAREETESARGERDVAELAMKLEELQEFERYSRELVANKEVSVDVLAPQSSYTLWVEEWNQLKLRDEVRTLLLQF, encoded by the exons ATGCTTCTGAATGAGATCAGGGGTAAGGCAGTCATGTTCACGGGCCACTCCCTCGGTGGCGCCATTGCCACCCTCGCGGCGCTACACTACCTCTGCATCTCATCTTCAAGCTCACCATGGTCACCTGCTGCTCCTGTCCTGTGCGTCACCTTTGGAAGCCCGCTACTAGGCAATGAGGCACTGTCCAGGGCAATCCTGCGTGAGCGCTGGGGTGGTAACTTCTGCCACGTTGTCTCACAGCACGACGTCGTCCCAAGGCTCCTCTTCTGCCCCCCGGACGCCGTCCCTGCGCATATCATTGTCGGAATGCAACTGGATCAATGGCCGGCCCGGACTCGCCACACAGGTGCGGTGAACACGGTCACCACACGCATGGCGGACACTGACAAGAACGCGCTCCAGCAGCTGATACAGACACACATGGCCGCTGTGGCCATGGAGCAGAAGCTTGCTACTCCTGAGACGACAGGTGGGAGTCCTTACCGGCCGTTTGGGACGTACGTGCTGTGCTCCCCAGAAGGTGCGGCGTGCGTGGACAACGCGACCGCGGCGGCACAGATGCTGTACGCCACCTTCGCATCTCGGAGTTCGCCCGGTGCAGAGTCCCCGGAGGCCGCGCACTCCTGCTACGGCGAGCTCGTGCTGAAAATGCCACAGCACCTGCTCCTCAAGAGATGCCTGCGTGTGGACGACACGCGTGCCACGCCCAACTACGACGACGGCGTCTCCCTCGCACTGGAGGCCTCCGGCATCGACGCCACGGTGAGGGCACAC GCCATGGAGGCATCGACAGCGCGGCAGTGGCTGAAGACATCGAAGCGGGCAGGGCGGCGGCCGAGCCTGAACTGCGCTTGCCTAGCGACGCAGCTTGGCCGGATCACGCCTCTCCGTGCGCAGATCGAATGGTACAAGGCGGTGTTCGACGCGGAGATGGGGTACTACGACGCGTTTAAGCAGCGCAGGTCGCCCAGGAAGTACTCCAAGGTGAACTTAAACCGCATGAAGCTGGGCCAGTTCTGGGACGGCGTGCTCACTAAGCTCGACGCCGGTCAGCTCCCCCACGATTTCCACCGCCGCGCCAAGTGGGTCAATGCTGCCCGTTTCTACCAGCTCCTGGTCGAGCCTCTCGACATTGCCGACTACCACCACCAAGGCCTCCATCGGACGAGCGGGAGCTACATGACCCACGGCCGGGAGAGGAGGTATGAGCTGTTCGACAGGTGGTGGCAGGAGAAGGCATGTACGGGCGCTGGCGGCGACATCACGTCCTCCATGTTGGCAGCGTCGGCGAGCAGCCGGAGACGCAGCAAATACGCCGGGCTCACGCAGGACCCGTGCTTCTGGGCGAGAGTGGAGGAAGCGAGGGAGGAGACGGAGAGCGCTCGGGGCGAGCGCGACGTGGCGGAGCTGGCGATGAAGCTGGAGGAGCTGCAAGAGTTCGAGCGCTACTCCCGTGAGCTGGTGGCGAACAAGGAGGTGTCTGTTGACGTGCTCGCGCCGCAGTCGAGCTACACGCTCTGGGTGGAGGAGTGGAACCAGCTCAAGCTCAGGGATGAGGTGAGGACACTGTTGCTCCAGTTTTGA